taataatacaataaactCTAATTATATCTTAAAAGTCTGAATTATTATACTTACATTGTAAACCCTGCACACCCTGGTTTGGTAACACAGTACTTAATTATGATAATACTAATCGATTTTGATTCTGATTAGAgcgacagcaaaaaaaaaaagcagtcatTGTTTCCAGACGGATCATTTTACACGGCGGACAGACCGGAAGTCTTCGCCTCGTTTGCTTTACGAAGAAGTACGACTATTATTTACACCGCTTCATATCAAATCAAGtaagtgtgttttatatttaattttaaaaaccttttgtGTAACAAAGAAACTTATAATTGGCTAAAGGAGCGTCTTTATTGGGCTATAATCAGCTAACTTACAGCACCTTATTGTTAGCCAGAAATCCATTGAAAGCAGCGTTAGCATGCTAACTGTGCCCGAAAGGCTAATTACTGTTTACAGTCACATTTGTAAAGTTACTGTCGAGGACACGAAGAGTAAGTCAGACATTTCCCCCGTCTGCTAAATGGCTGGTAAGGTCACGACGGAAAATGTACTCAAATTAAAGGATTGGTTCATagtttttcaagttttaaaacaacaatcaggtcTCCAAtagttattttgttttaaaaatgcatttaacagTTTATCTTAAACTTATATAAGGCTTATATGAGCAGTCTGCATGaatcatatcaagtggatatctgccacatgttgcctctgtgtgttttcctgttgtACAATAACAACAAGAGGGACTTTGGTACTAAAGccactgtaacattgaaagatcAACTTGATTCGACTCATTTCGACGACTGGATATCGgcctcatttttaaataaatgtttgcacAGAAGGAAGCATGTGCGTTTTGGCCCATATTGTTGCCAGTATTAACAGGAGTGATTTtgacaaagcaaacaaacatgtttcagtgtCCATTTGGGCACcttactgttgttttaagacacacttgaagaATTGTGaacacatcatttttaaatgtctatAATCTTACTGTGCTGCCCAGCTGAACAACACAATTAATTTATATCACATTATgactttttgttctttctttggTTAGGATGACAGACAGATACAACATCCACAGTCAGTTGGAGCATCTCCAGTCTAAGTACATCGGTACCGGACACGCCGACACCAGCAAATGGGAATGGCTGGTCAACCAGCATAGAGACTCTTACTGCTCCTACATGGGACATTTTGACCTGCTCAACTACTTCTCTGTGGCTGAAAACGAGAGCAAAGCGCGTGTCCGCTTCAACCTGATGGAGAAGATGCTACAGCCGTGTGGACCACCAGCAGACAAGCCTGACGATGCCTAGGTTACACTGGAGTGAGCTGTGGAGGTTTTTTTATGGAAgggttttattatgtttttgatGGACATTCAACTTGATACTACCAAACATTTTCAATGTTATACTCAATGTtataatttcacatttcttGACGTAAAATTAGGACTGCTTTGTTCTTAACACTGGTCCACTTGTACAACAGAAGATACCTGGActcacatatttacattttttgcatCTGGACTTCTGAAAAACATTGATTCTCACCCCTTAGAGCTCTGCAGCTTTCAGGGAAGTTACCTACTAAAAGAATCAGTGTGGAAAGTAGGAAGGTCTCCATGACCTTTTTTACAGAAAATCATAACAATATTTGTTATTGCTACATTACAGAGAATGGGAACTGTTTAGAGGCTCTCATTTGTCATGTATTGGTTGTTCTTGATTCaaatttttgttttgatttgattaaaCTTTGTATTTCTCCATGTTGACTGTGTttagatgttttaatatttggTGATTCGTGGGTCAGATTAGTCGAAGCAGGTGtctaaaatattaaatagtTTCTCATCAGTCTGAGTTACAAAGTATTATATTTCTTTGTTTGACAGATTATTTTGTCCAACGTGACAGAAAAATGAGCTGCAGTATATCAAGGAGAAgcattcattcctttttttctcccccttttccttttttcctcactaACCCTCCAGAGGGTCACAAGGAAGCCGGAGCCAGCTGACATAGACGGGTCATCAGTCAATCACAGGGCTAACGTGTAGTATAGAGACAGACCACCATTCACACTTACGGAcaatttagagtcaccaatTATGTTTTTGGTCTATGGGAGGTAGCTGAAGAGAAGGTGCAACCTCCACAAAGAAGGGCCCCAGCTGAAGGAGCATAATAAGGAAGAGGAAGGTCTTCAAGCATTTGTTGAAGACATCGATTATACTGAATAGTTTGATGGCTCATTCCACAACTGAGGGACAATAAAGGAGAAATTTGGATTAAGACtagtttttgttcatttttgagtGTGAAGATTAATAAACTTGAATGAGGGAGTTCAGGTGCACAAAGTGTAGAATGTATTGGGCTGCTACAGTATACAACACGGCTTTACTGTTCATTAGCTTCGATTCTATAAAACTGTTCTTCCAAAAGACAATTTACAGACTTTATGTTGTGTTCAAGGTGGAGAGTAGTGTAGGTGTTGTCACTGCCCGGGTCTTGACGGTGGCAATAAAGGGGAGTCACACAGGTACTCAAAATTAAATTTGgtcaaaatgaacagaaaatgatGGATAGGTAGGATCAATCTATAAAAGCAGTCGTGGGGAGTGGATGAGTGAGCGTGTGTTTTATGgtgaaacaaagtaaaacaacTGAGAGATTAATGCAGGAATGTGTCAGGGAGAAGAGAGAACGATTAACACAGACGCCACATAAATAGGCTGGGACCATAACTACCCAGGTGCAGGTAGTTTCCTGACGTCCTCTCTAGTCCTGCACACTGTCTCCTGGCTCAGGAAGCTTAAgcaaaaagggagagagggacatCACAGTGTTcagttgggttgagatctggtgagtGTGAAGGCTATGTAGTCATTCGTGTCATAttcatgttcatttgttttgggttttctttctttaaaatgtcatctgCCTTCAGATTCCATGTGAttcttatatatacagtatcatGTTCATGGTTGATTGAGTTGAAATTGCAGGGTCTGGTACTTGTAACTGACATATCTGAAAAGCAAGCTTGCAGAGTGAATATTAATGTCTCAAGCACTGGCACCAGTTTAAAAGCTGCCATGAAGCACAGCTCAGTGTAGAAATGAAGAAAATTATCCCAGTGTTGAATTAGAATCAGTGCCTTTGATCAAGGGTGTTAGATAAACATGCTAGTTGCcatgagaaaatgtttccataaTGCAAATATCATTGAGACTGTTAAAGCTGGATAGATGTTTGAACTGAAGCAGGCAGCAGGGACAGTGAGATGTGTGACTAAGAAAACAGTTGGAGGAGCTGAGGTTTGATTTGCTGACTACAGGTGATTTTCTAAGCACACTGcagaccaaacacacacacaaatagacacttggtgggagaggatgaggagagcaTGACTCATTGTTGGATTGAGAGATAAGTCAGTGGGTGCCAAGGAAGTTCTTGTGTTGTGCATCACATCTGAGAGTGCATTAGAGCGTTTCTTAGTGGGGTAATTCCTTGCCATCTGTCCTCACTGTGAGAGTCGTGGAGACGGCGCTGCCAAGTCAGGCATGAAAGCAGCATGAGGTC
This portion of the Scomber japonicus isolate fScoJap1 chromosome 14, fScoJap1.pri, whole genome shotgun sequence genome encodes:
- the sf3b5 gene encoding splicing factor 3B subunit 5, translating into MTDRYNIHSQLEHLQSKYIGTGHADTSKWEWLVNQHRDSYCSYMGHFDLLNYFSVAENESKARVRFNLMEKMLQPCGPPADKPDDA